A single window of Chitinispirillum alkaliphilum DNA harbors:
- a CDS encoding Chemotaxis response regulator protein-glutamate methylesterase CheB, protein MEKIKVLIVDDSAVVRDILSRELSRDPLIEIIGTAPDPYVARDKIVALKPHVITLDVEMPRMDGITFLRKLMKHYPLPVIVVSSLTTKGGDLALEAMDAGAVDIMCKPGEAYTVGDMSEALIYKIKAAALVDMDKKSKVIAENTISSKRLSMTKTTNKIIAIGASTGGTEAIRKVLTSFPVTAPGTVIVQHMPQHFTRSYAQRLNSLCDIEVREAENGERVVPGKALIAPGNLHMLLKRSGANYYVELKTGPMVYHQRPAVEVLFNSVARYAGANSIGVILTGMGKDGAKGLLAMKQAGAFTIAQDEESCVVFGMPKEAIELGGAQTILPLGKIAQKIISNL, encoded by the coding sequence ATGGAAAAAATAAAAGTACTTATAGTAGATGATTCTGCTGTAGTAAGAGATATCCTCTCAAGGGAGCTTTCCCGTGATCCACTTATCGAAATCATTGGTACTGCCCCTGACCCTTACGTTGCAAGAGATAAAATTGTCGCGCTGAAACCTCACGTGATTACCCTCGATGTGGAAATGCCACGGATGGATGGTATTACATTTCTTCGCAAGCTCATGAAGCATTACCCACTGCCTGTGATTGTGGTCTCTTCCCTTACAACAAAAGGGGGAGATTTGGCACTTGAAGCTATGGATGCGGGTGCAGTTGATATTATGTGCAAACCAGGGGAAGCATATACAGTTGGAGATATGTCAGAAGCTCTAATTTACAAAATCAAAGCCGCTGCTTTGGTTGACATGGATAAAAAGTCAAAAGTTATTGCTGAGAACACTATTAGTAGTAAACGTTTGTCGATGACCAAAACTACAAATAAAATTATTGCCATAGGGGCTTCAACCGGAGGTACCGAAGCAATCAGAAAGGTTCTCACTTCTTTTCCGGTAACCGCTCCTGGTACTGTCATTGTACAACACATGCCACAGCATTTCACCCGCTCCTATGCACAGCGTTTAAATTCACTCTGTGACATTGAAGTCAGGGAGGCGGAAAATGGTGAACGGGTTGTTCCGGGAAAAGCACTGATTGCTCCGGGTAACCTTCACATGCTCCTGAAGCGTTCCGGAGCTAATTATTATGTTGAACTGAAAACCGGTCCCATGGTGTATCATCAGAGACCCGCAGTTGAGGTGTTGTTTAACTCCGTTGCGCGTTATGCGGGAGCTAATTCCATTGGAGTAATTCTTACGGGCATGGGAAAAGATGGAGCAAAAGGACTGCTTGCAATGAAACAGGCTGGTGCATTTACAATCGCTCAGGATGAGGAGAGTTGTGTGGTATTTGGAATGCCCAAGGAGGCCATTGAGTTGGGGGGGGCACAAACCATTTTGCCTTTGGGCAAAATAGCTCAGAAAATTATTTCTAATTTGTAG
- a CDS encoding Chemotaxis regulator CheY, whose amino-acid sequence MAYNILIVDDSETIRAVLLKTINMSGIEVNQLFEAENGQIALDMLENNWIDIVFADINMPVMSGIEMVDHMHKTGQINSTPVVIVSTEGSQTRVEELMSKGVRAFVRKPVTPEIFKDTVIDVLGDNSQL is encoded by the coding sequence ATGGCATATAACATTCTTATCGTTGATGACTCAGAAACTATCCGGGCTGTTCTTCTTAAAACCATCAACATGTCAGGGATAGAGGTTAATCAGCTCTTTGAAGCTGAAAACGGACAAATCGCTCTCGATATGCTGGAGAATAACTGGATCGATATTGTGTTTGCAGATATTAATATGCCGGTTATGAGTGGTATTGAAATGGTGGACCACATGCATAAAACTGGACAAATAAATTCAACTCCTGTGGTCATTGTTTCAACCGAGGGAAGTCAGACACGGGTTGAGGAGCTTATGTCAAAGGGTGTCAGGGCCTTTGTGAGAAAGCCTGTAACTCCGGAGATTTTTAAGGATACTGTTATTGATGTCTTGGGTGACAATAGTCAATTGTAG